In Bradyrhizobium sp. 200, the sequence TCGGTGGTTTTTACCGACGAGGGACTGGAGCGGGCGGAACGGCTGTTCAAGCAGATGTTTGAGGAATAGGCGGCGACGGTAGTGGAGACGGTAGGGCGGGCAAAGGCGCAAGGCGCCGTGCCCACCAAACTCATGCAGTGCCCTTGATGGTATGCACGCTTCCGCCTTCGCTCTTAGAGCCACGGCAGGACAAGTCCGCCTTGCGCAACCCTGCGCTTTGCTCGACCTAACTGTGCGCGGGAATGTCGACGCCGTCAGTCGCATACTGCCGGATCTTGTTCCGCATCGTGCGCACCGAAAGCCCGAGCACGCGCGCGGCGTGGGTGCGATTGCCGTCGAAGCGCGCCAGTGTCTGCA encodes:
- a CDS encoding helix-turn-helix domain-containing protein, whose translation is MDCVCTPEISPSESQTLSPHEIVPMLIGSTVEAIERELVLQTLARFDGNRTHAARVLGLSVRTMRNKIRQYATDGVDIPAHS